A genomic segment from Streptomyces sp. NBC_00459 encodes:
- a CDS encoding globin domain-containing protein: MDAPTTTSADNGTSGGSGGGGWFKPHKQPEAPPGGGQEATEGSRLAALRPVGRPPTAAATNSSPDAEARSAGAEPPTEQERISTPSTPGPPAIPPTPGPLPPLPLSPASPLPAPFTPAPSATGTPVRPPFAPVPPASVPPASDESAGATEPVPPAPPVLPAPALAATTSEASRTPSAPLQQASPDAVLIRRTMEEVGPVADKATSYFYALLFVRHPELRSLFPAAMDTQRDRLLKALLTAAEHIDNTEVLVAYLKNLGRGHRKYGTRPEHYPAVGECLIGSLSRYAAAIWDQETEAAWVRAYTTMAQVMIDAAAVDELRAPAWWYGEVVSHDLRTPDIAVVTVRPDQPYPFLAGQYTSLETPWWPRIWRHYSFASAPRSDGLLSFHVKAVPAGWVSSALVHRARPGDILRLGPPAGTMTVDHTTNSGLLCLGGGTGIAPIKALVEDVAEHGDRRPVEVFYGARTHLDLYDIDTMLRLQQSHPWLSVRAVVDQQANLQLPDAVREYGPWYEYDAYLSGPPGMIRSGVDTLLRAGFPAERIRHDSVEELVVTGN, encoded by the coding sequence ATGGACGCTCCGACCACCACGTCGGCCGACAACGGCACTTCCGGCGGCAGCGGCGGGGGCGGCTGGTTCAAGCCGCACAAGCAGCCGGAGGCACCCCCGGGCGGTGGCCAGGAGGCAACGGAGGGCAGCAGGCTGGCCGCGCTGCGTCCCGTGGGCAGGCCGCCCACGGCCGCCGCCACGAACTCCTCGCCGGACGCCGAGGCCCGTTCGGCCGGGGCCGAGCCACCGACGGAGCAGGAACGAATATCCACGCCGTCGACTCCTGGACCCCCGGCGATTCCTCCGACTCCCGGGCCTTTGCCTCCCCTGCCCCTCTCGCCCGCGTCACCGCTTCCCGCGCCCTTCACTCCCGCTCCTTCGGCCACCGGGACGCCGGTTCGCCCGCCCTTCGCCCCGGTGCCCCCGGCTTCCGTACCGCCGGCCTCCGATGAGTCGGCGGGCGCAACCGAGCCCGTGCCCCCCGCACCACCCGTCCTCCCGGCGCCGGCCCTCGCGGCCACCACCTCCGAGGCTTCCCGCACACCTTCCGCGCCGCTCCAGCAGGCATCCCCTGACGCCGTGCTCATCCGGCGGACTATGGAAGAGGTCGGTCCTGTCGCAGACAAGGCCACCTCGTACTTCTACGCGCTGCTCTTCGTCCGTCATCCCGAACTGCGTTCACTTTTCCCGGCCGCGATGGACACCCAGCGGGACCGGCTGCTCAAGGCACTGCTCACCGCCGCCGAGCACATCGACAACACCGAGGTCCTCGTCGCGTATCTGAAGAACCTCGGCCGCGGCCACCGCAAGTACGGCACCCGACCCGAGCACTACCCGGCCGTCGGCGAATGCCTCATCGGCTCGCTGAGCCGGTACGCCGCCGCGATCTGGGACCAGGAGACCGAGGCGGCATGGGTACGGGCCTACACGACGATGGCACAGGTGATGATCGACGCTGCGGCCGTCGACGAACTGCGCGCTCCGGCCTGGTGGTACGGGGAGGTGGTCTCGCACGACCTCAGGACTCCCGACATCGCCGTCGTCACCGTCCGGCCCGACCAGCCGTACCCGTTCCTCGCGGGGCAGTACACGAGTCTGGAGACGCCGTGGTGGCCCCGTATATGGCGGCACTACTCATTCGCCTCGGCGCCCCGCTCCGACGGTCTGCTGTCGTTCCACGTGAAGGCCGTGCCCGCCGGCTGGGTCTCCAGCGCGCTGGTGCACCGCGCCCGACCCGGCGACATCCTGCGACTCGGCCCGCCCGCCGGCACGATGACGGTCGACCACACCACCAACAGCGGCCTGCTCTGTCTGGGCGGCGGCACCGGCATCGCGCCTATCAAGGCACTGGTCGAGGACGTCGCCGAGCACGGTGACCGGCGGCCGGTCGAGGTCTTCTACGGTGCCCGTACACATCTCGACCTGTACGACATCGACACCATGCTGCGGCTCCAGCAGAGCCATCCCTGGCTGTCGGTGCGCGCGGTCGTGGATCAGCAGGCGAATCTCCAGCTCCCCGACGCCGTACGGGAGTACGGGCCCTGGTACGAGTACGACGCCTATCTGTCGGGCCCGCCCGGGATGATCCGCAGCGGTGTGGACACGCTGCTGCGCGCCGGTTTCCCCGCGGAGCGGATCCGCCACGACTCGGTGGAGGAGCTGGTCGTCACCGGGAACTGA
- a CDS encoding NUDIX hydrolase: MTVRPVVKRTARAILLDGDDLILIKRTKPSVDPYWLTPGGGVEPDDATVVDALHREVHEELGAKITDVVPCFVDTVEHIGADGGATGVKVQHFFVCRLESMDPSLRHGPEIEEPCGDYEIVRIPFTRVGIASVHLVPLSLRHYLDGNIEGVRAMHAPDLG; the protein is encoded by the coding sequence ATGACCGTCCGACCCGTGGTCAAGCGCACCGCACGCGCCATCCTGCTCGATGGCGACGACCTGATCCTCATCAAGCGGACCAAACCGAGTGTCGATCCCTACTGGCTCACCCCGGGCGGCGGCGTCGAACCGGACGATGCGACCGTCGTCGACGCCCTGCATCGTGAGGTGCACGAAGAGCTGGGTGCCAAGATCACCGACGTGGTGCCCTGCTTCGTGGACACCGTCGAGCACATCGGCGCGGACGGCGGCGCCACGGGCGTGAAGGTCCAGCACTTCTTCGTCTGCCGTCTGGAGAGCATGGACCCCTCGCTTCGACACGGCCCCGAAATCGAGGAACCCTGCGGCGACTACGAGATCGTCCGCATCCCCTTCACCCGGGTCGGCATCGCCTCCGTCCACCTCGTGCCGCTGTCGCTGCGCCACTATCTCGACGGGAACATCGAGGGCGTACGGGCGATGCACGCGCCCGACCTGGGCTGA
- a CDS encoding LysR family transcriptional regulator has translation MDLALLRTFVTVHRAGSFTRAAALLGLSQPAVTSQIRTLERQLGRPLFLRQARGVTPTTIGDELAHKAAPHLDALVEITETGLDEDSSVRTLHLAGPPEFTAERALPALTELTGDDGQGFALRVSFGNAEETLEGLSAGHHDLAITTTRPRGTLLTATALCDEEHVLVAAARWAAELGPGKLRRKGPSVLQNLPVVEVHESLPLVARYWASVFGTHPAASGTVIVPDLRAVLACAAAGAGLAVLPRYLCAPALERGEVVALLDPAVPPLRTYFLVVRTGTLAMPHITRAHEWLHLAAADWG, from the coding sequence ATGGACCTGGCCCTGCTGCGCACCTTCGTGACCGTCCACCGAGCCGGCTCCTTCACTCGTGCCGCCGCCCTGCTCGGCCTCTCGCAGCCTGCCGTCACCTCGCAGATCCGCACCCTGGAGCGGCAGCTGGGACGCCCTCTGTTCCTGCGCCAGGCCCGTGGCGTGACCCCCACGACCATCGGCGACGAGCTCGCGCACAAGGCCGCGCCGCATCTCGACGCGCTCGTGGAGATCACCGAGACCGGGCTGGACGAGGACTCCTCCGTACGCACGCTGCACCTCGCCGGGCCTCCGGAGTTCACCGCGGAACGCGCGCTGCCCGCGCTTACGGAGCTGACCGGCGACGACGGCCAGGGCTTCGCTCTGCGCGTCTCCTTCGGCAATGCCGAGGAAACCCTGGAGGGCCTGTCCGCCGGGCATCATGATCTGGCCATCACGACGACCCGTCCGCGCGGCACCCTGCTCACGGCGACTGCGCTCTGCGACGAGGAGCACGTCCTGGTCGCCGCTGCGCGCTGGGCCGCGGAACTCGGCCCCGGGAAGTTGCGCCGCAAGGGGCCGTCCGTCCTGCAGAACCTTCCCGTGGTGGAGGTCCACGAGTCGCTGCCACTCGTCGCCCGCTACTGGGCCTCCGTCTTCGGTACCCACCCCGCCGCCTCAGGCACCGTCATCGTGCCCGACCTGCGCGCGGTGCTCGCCTGCGCGGCCGCGGGTGCGGGGCTCGCGGTACTGCCTCGGTATCTGTGCGCGCCCGCCCTGGAGCGGGGCGAGGTGGTCGCTCTGCTCGATCCGGCGGTGCCCCCACTGCGGACGTACTTCCTGGTCGTCCGTACCGGCACACTGGCGATGCCTCACATCACACGGGCGCACGAATGGCTCCATCTCGCGGCGGCCGACTGGGGCTGA
- a CDS encoding cystathionine gamma-lyase, producing the protein MTDSAANGSSGVPANPGMGDGTRAVRAGLPEPVKYAPALPGPVFAAHYHLPGAPTGPYTYGRDENPTWTLLERAIGELEAPEQDGVETLVFASGMAAVSSVLFSQLRTGDTVVLPGDGYQALPLVRAQLEAYGIEVRTAPTGGNAQLDVLDGARLLWIETPSNPGLDVCDVRRLAEAAHARGCLVAVDNTLATPLGQRPLELGADFSVASGTKQLTGHGDVLLGYVTGADATAMAAVRRWRKIAGAIPGPMEAWLAHRSIATLPLRVDRQDATALALAEALRGRPEVTGLRYPGLPEDPSYGIASQQMRRYGCVVSFVLPTRARADRFLGALRLVDDATSFGGVRSTAERRGRWGGDAVPEGFIRFSVGAEDPGDLVADVLRALEEWTD; encoded by the coding sequence ATGACCGATTCGGCTGCGAACGGGAGTTCGGGCGTTCCCGCGAACCCGGGCATGGGCGACGGGACACGCGCGGTGCGGGCGGGGCTGCCCGAGCCGGTCAAGTACGCGCCGGCCCTCCCCGGCCCGGTGTTCGCGGCCCACTACCACCTGCCGGGCGCCCCCACCGGCCCGTACACCTACGGCCGCGACGAGAACCCGACCTGGACGCTGCTGGAGCGTGCCATCGGCGAACTGGAGGCGCCGGAACAGGACGGCGTCGAGACGCTCGTCTTCGCTTCCGGGATGGCGGCCGTCTCATCGGTGCTCTTCTCCCAACTGCGCACCGGGGACACCGTCGTCCTGCCCGGCGACGGCTACCAGGCGCTGCCCCTGGTACGGGCCCAACTGGAGGCGTACGGCATCGAGGTGCGCACCGCGCCGACCGGCGGCAACGCTCAGCTCGACGTTCTCGACGGCGCGCGGCTGCTGTGGATCGAGACCCCGTCGAACCCCGGCCTTGACGTGTGCGACGTACGACGGCTCGCCGAGGCGGCACACGCGCGTGGCTGTCTCGTGGCCGTCGACAACACGCTGGCGACACCGCTCGGCCAGCGCCCGCTGGAGCTCGGCGCAGACTTCTCCGTGGCCAGCGGAACCAAGCAGCTCACCGGGCACGGCGACGTACTGCTCGGCTATGTCACCGGTGCGGACGCCACCGCGATGGCCGCCGTACGACGGTGGCGCAAGATCGCAGGAGCGATTCCCGGGCCCATGGAGGCCTGGCTCGCACACAGGTCGATCGCCACACTCCCTCTGCGTGTCGACCGACAGGACGCCACCGCGCTGGCTCTCGCCGAGGCTCTGCGCGGGCGGCCCGAGGTGACCGGGCTGCGTTATCCGGGGCTGCCGGAGGATCCCTCGTACGGGATCGCTTCACAGCAGATGCGGCGCTACGGGTGTGTGGTTTCCTTCGTGCTGCCCACGCGCGCGCGTGCCGACCGTTTTCTCGGTGCGCTGCGGCTCGTCGATGACGCCACCAGCTTCGGTGGGGTCCGGTCCACGGCCGAACGGCGCGGCCGGTGGGGCGGCGACGCCGTTCCGGAGGGTTTCATTCGTTTCTCGGTCGGCGCCGAGGACCCGGGCGACCTGGTGGCGGATGTGCTGCGCGCGCTGGAGGAGTGGACTGACTGA
- a CDS encoding low molecular weight protein-tyrosine-phosphatase, producing the protein MPYRVCFVCTGNICRSPMAESVFRTRVEEAGLAGLVEVDSAGTGGWHEGDGADPRTVSVLEAAGYDGDHAARQFRAAWFARLDLVVALDAGHLKALRRLAPTPQDAEKVRLLRSYDPAAGADLDVPDPYYGGMDGFEECLEMVEAASVGLLAAVQTEVEGWAA; encoded by the coding sequence ATGCCCTACCGCGTCTGTTTCGTCTGCACCGGCAACATCTGCCGCTCCCCGATGGCGGAGTCCGTCTTCCGCACGCGAGTGGAGGAGGCCGGGCTGGCCGGCCTGGTCGAGGTCGACAGTGCGGGCACGGGTGGCTGGCACGAGGGCGACGGCGCCGACCCGCGCACGGTCTCCGTGCTGGAGGCAGCCGGTTACGACGGCGATCACGCGGCCCGCCAGTTCCGGGCCGCGTGGTTCGCCCGCCTCGACCTCGTCGTCGCCCTCGACGCAGGCCATCTGAAGGCCCTTCGTCGTCTGGCGCCCACTCCGCAGGACGCGGAGAAGGTACGTCTGCTGCGCTCGTACGATCCCGCCGCGGGTGCCGATCTGGACGTCCCCGACCCGTACTACGGGGGTATGGACGGCTTCGAGGAGTGCCTTGAGATGGTGGAAGCGGCAAGTGTGGGCCTGCTCGCCGCGGTACAGACCGAGGTGGAGGGATGGGCGGCATGA
- a CDS encoding phage holin family protein: MKNFVVKTIANAGALGVAVWVLDKITLTGDSTGKKIGTLIVVALLFGLVNFLVKPLVKVLTFPLFILTLGLITLVVNALMLLLTSWLADKFDLSFHVEGFWTAVLGGLIISIVSWALHIVLPDED; the protein is encoded by the coding sequence ATGAAGAATTTCGTAGTCAAGACGATCGCCAACGCGGGCGCCCTCGGCGTGGCCGTGTGGGTCCTCGACAAGATCACCCTGACCGGTGACAGCACGGGCAAGAAGATCGGCACGCTGATCGTCGTCGCCCTCCTGTTCGGCCTGGTGAACTTCCTGGTCAAGCCGCTCGTGAAGGTGCTCACCTTCCCGCTGTTCATCCTCACGCTCGGCCTGATCACCCTCGTGGTCAACGCCCTGATGCTGCTGCTCACCTCGTGGCTGGCCGACAAGTTCGACCTGAGCTTCCACGTCGAGGGCTTCTGGACTGCCGTCCTGGGCGGCCTGATCATCTCGATCGTCTCCTGGGCGCTGCACATCGTCCTTCCCGACGAGGACTGA
- a CDS encoding cupin domain-containing protein has product MKAFRLDELEAERAANDGAYLQFLRERNMSVGLYALDAGEQDPQQPHRQDEVYFVVSGRAAITVGMETTQVARGSVVYVPAGVAHKFHHISEDLRVMVVFSPPES; this is encoded by the coding sequence ATGAAGGCATTCCGGTTGGATGAACTGGAGGCGGAACGCGCCGCCAACGACGGTGCCTACCTGCAGTTCCTGCGCGAACGGAACATGTCGGTCGGCCTGTACGCACTGGACGCGGGCGAGCAGGACCCACAGCAGCCCCATCGTCAGGACGAGGTGTACTTCGTGGTGAGCGGGCGGGCCGCGATCACGGTGGGCATGGAGACGACCCAGGTGGCACGCGGCAGTGTCGTGTACGTGCCGGCCGGGGTGGCCCACAAGTTCCACCACATCAGCGAGGATCTGCGGGTCATGGTGGTCTTCTCTCCGCCCGAGAGCTGA
- a CDS encoding DUF5326 family protein has protein sequence MREIFAGMPWWVKWVAVPVIALVVFGGLIATVVGFVIGLLFKALVFVALVGGLIYVVRKFMSSSSSRSDW, from the coding sequence ATGCGAGAGATCTTCGCGGGAATGCCGTGGTGGGTGAAGTGGGTCGCGGTGCCGGTCATCGCCCTCGTCGTGTTCGGTGGGCTGATAGCGACCGTCGTCGGGTTCGTCATCGGCCTGCTCTTCAAGGCGCTGGTCTTCGTCGCCCTGGTCGGCGGACTCATCTACGTCGTACGGAAGTTCATGTCGAGCTCGTCGTCGCGCAGCGACTGGTGA
- a CDS encoding IclR family transcriptional regulator, translating to MVDTAPVEPQAPPVQRRPEQRTSPSPRTRGRPTERPLSVPVPALAPVPPAEPHPTATLIGSVQRAMRLLESVAAHEHGAPAKQLARETGLALPTAYHLLRTLVFEGYLRREKGLFFLGEAAERLGSSGARQKRRSTVVDALAHWRDAIGVPVYYAVYRDGEIEVMCVSDTPGNPAVEEWADFRETGHAHAVGQCLLSQLDEQCRRDHLDRHPVQAVTPYTVRDSHTLLRRLDRMRRMELVVERQEYALGTVCAAVPITIGSTAATLAISLPSHQADRLLVAARQLQTEVGRLLGSLAISISI from the coding sequence ATGGTCGACACCGCCCCCGTGGAACCACAGGCTCCACCCGTACAGCGACGGCCCGAACAACGGACCTCGCCCTCCCCGAGGACTCGCGGCCGGCCCACCGAGAGACCCCTGTCGGTCCCCGTGCCCGCCCTCGCCCCCGTGCCGCCCGCCGAACCGCACCCCACGGCGACCCTCATCGGTTCCGTGCAACGGGCGATGCGTCTGCTGGAGTCCGTCGCCGCGCACGAACACGGCGCACCGGCCAAACAGCTGGCCCGCGAGACCGGCCTCGCCCTCCCGACTGCCTACCACCTGCTACGGACGCTCGTCTTCGAGGGCTATCTGCGGCGAGAGAAAGGGCTCTTCTTCCTCGGTGAGGCGGCCGAGCGACTGGGCAGCAGCGGTGCAAGGCAGAAACGTCGCAGCACGGTCGTGGACGCACTCGCGCACTGGCGGGACGCCATCGGCGTACCCGTGTACTACGCGGTGTACCGCGACGGCGAGATCGAGGTCATGTGCGTCTCCGACACCCCCGGCAACCCGGCGGTCGAGGAATGGGCGGACTTCCGCGAGACCGGACACGCGCACGCCGTCGGGCAGTGCCTGCTCTCCCAGTTGGACGAACAGTGCCGTCGGGACCATCTCGACCGACACCCCGTACAGGCGGTCACCCCCTACACGGTGCGTGACAGCCACACGTTGCTGCGCCGCCTCGACCGCATGCGGCGAATGGAACTGGTCGTAGAGCGGCAGGAGTACGCGCTGGGGACGGTCTGTGCGGCGGTTCCGATCACGATCGGTTCCACGGCTGCCACATTGGCCATTTCTCTGCCTTCCCATCAGGCCGATCGACTGCTAGTCGCGGCACGGCAGTTGCAAACAGAGGTCGGAAGACTGCTGGGGTCGCTCGCGATCTCTATCAGTATCTGA
- a CDS encoding SsgA family sporulation/cell division regulator yields the protein MRESVQAEVMMSFLVSEELSFRIPVELRYETCDPYAVRLTFHLPGDAPVTWAFGRELLIDGVGRPCGDGDVRIAPADSDVLGEVLIRLQVGGDQALFRSGAAPLVAFLDRTDKLVPLGQERSLADFDAHLDEALDRILAEEQSAG from the coding sequence ATGCGCGAGTCGGTGCAGGCAGAAGTCATGATGAGCTTTCTTGTCTCGGAGGAGCTCTCCTTCCGCATTCCGGTGGAGCTGCGCTACGAGACCTGTGATCCCTATGCCGTCCGGCTGACCTTCCATCTGCCGGGCGACGCCCCTGTGACCTGGGCCTTCGGGCGCGAGCTGTTGATCGACGGAGTGGGCCGGCCCTGCGGGGACGGGGATGTGCGGATCGCGCCCGCCGACAGCGATGTCCTGGGCGAGGTGCTGATCCGGCTTCAGGTCGGCGGCGACCAGGCGTTGTTCCGCTCAGGTGCGGCGCCGCTCGTGGCCTTCCTCGACCGCACGGACAAGCTCGTGCCGCTGGGGCAGGAGCGTTCCCTCGCGGACTTCGACGCCCACCTCGACGAGGCGCTGGACCGCATTCTGGCGGAGGAACAGAGCGCGGGCTGA
- a CDS encoding YibE/F family protein, with amino-acid sequence MPVSEGGRGPGLGASGGHDHGSGPGHGAGHGHGNGPGGRSRGGPGSGGDGGGGGGHGPGPGGGQGGGHGPGPDDAHGPDDNQGHSHGHSHSHGPAAPVSIHLRKIIGAILIPFAVAVVVGLAVLWPGGAPAHERTGVGFDRQTQEATVTKVVAVDCKSVNASGETPTGDTSTAEGSSAQQQATGDCKRATIRVDTGDDKGRTFTEIVQPDQSRQLHQDEKVVVAYEPSAPRDLQYSVSDVNRRFPMALLAGIFALAVVAVGRMRGVMALVALAVSFMVLTFFILPAVLQGSNPLIVAVVGASAIMLIALYMCHGLSARTSVAVLGTLISLVLIGILGSLFIGWAALTGNTDDNTGLIHGLYPSIDMSGLLLAGVIIGSLGVLDDVTVTQTSAVWELHEANPTMGWRGLYRAGIRIGRDHIASVVNTLVLAYAGAALPLLLLFSIAQSSVGAVANSELVAEEIVRTLVGSIGLVASVPVTTLLAALMVSADRPGTAPLTAGAAAVAGPGTGTAAAGTAAQARAGKGRRRRH; translated from the coding sequence ATTCCCGTATCCGAAGGCGGGCGGGGTCCCGGCCTCGGAGCGAGCGGCGGGCACGATCACGGCTCCGGTCCGGGGCACGGCGCGGGCCATGGGCACGGGAACGGACCCGGTGGGAGGTCTCGCGGCGGTCCTGGGAGCGGTGGCGATGGCGGTGGCGGTGGCGGGCATGGCCCCGGACCAGGGGGCGGGCAAGGGGGCGGACACGGACCTGGGCCCGATGACGCCCACGGCCCCGATGACAACCAAGGTCACTCGCACGGCCACAGTCACAGCCATGGCCCGGCGGCCCCTGTCTCCATCCATCTGCGGAAGATCATCGGGGCGATTCTGATCCCCTTCGCCGTGGCGGTCGTGGTCGGGCTCGCGGTGCTGTGGCCCGGGGGTGCCCCGGCGCACGAGCGCACGGGCGTCGGCTTCGACCGGCAGACCCAGGAGGCCACGGTCACCAAGGTCGTCGCGGTGGACTGCAAGTCCGTCAACGCCTCCGGGGAGACCCCGACCGGCGACACCTCAACCGCCGAGGGCTCCTCGGCACAGCAGCAGGCGACCGGCGACTGCAAGCGGGCGACGATCCGGGTCGACACCGGTGACGACAAGGGCCGTACGTTCACGGAGATCGTCCAGCCGGACCAGTCACGGCAGTTGCACCAGGACGAGAAGGTCGTGGTCGCCTACGAGCCCTCCGCACCGAGGGACCTGCAGTACTCGGTCTCCGACGTGAACCGCAGGTTCCCCATGGCCCTGCTGGCCGGCATCTTCGCGCTCGCCGTCGTGGCCGTAGGCCGCATGCGCGGTGTGATGGCACTGGTCGCATTGGCCGTCAGCTTCATGGTCCTGACCTTCTTCATCCTGCCGGCGGTCCTCCAGGGCTCGAATCCGCTGATCGTGGCGGTGGTCGGGGCCAGCGCCATCATGCTGATCGCGCTCTACATGTGCCACGGCCTCTCGGCCCGTACGTCTGTTGCGGTGCTCGGCACCCTGATCTCGCTGGTGCTGATCGGCATTCTCGGCTCGCTGTTCATCGGCTGGGCCGCGCTGACCGGCAACACGGACGACAACACGGGCCTGATCCATGGCCTGTATCCGTCCATCGACATGAGTGGCCTGCTGCTGGCAGGCGTCATCATCGGTTCGCTCGGTGTCCTGGACGATGTGACGGTGACGCAGACATCGGCGGTCTGGGAACTCCACGAGGCCAATCCGACGATGGGATGGCGCGGGCTCTACCGGGCCGGCATCCGCATCGGCCGCGACCACATCGCGTCCGTCGTCAACACTCTCGTGCTCGCCTACGCGGGCGCCGCGTTGCCGCTGCTGCTGCTCTTCTCGATCGCGCAGAGCAGCGTCGGGGCCGTCGCCAACAGCGAACTCGTCGCGGAGGAGATCGTGCGGACTCTGGTGGGCTCGATCGGTCTGGTCGCGTCCGTGCCGGTGACCACGCTCCTGGCGGCTCTGATGGTCTCGGCCGACCGCCCGGGCACGGCACCGCTGACCGCAGGAGCGGCAGCAGTGGCCGGACCGGGAACGGGTACTGCGGCAGCGGGAACGGCGGCCCAGGCCCGCGCGGGGAAGGGCCGTCGCCGCAGGCACTGA
- the thiC gene encoding phosphomethylpyrimidine synthase ThiC: MTIKDTRTPASDQDEQPAQGEQSQEAGKSIGWHKGYVGGSRPDLRVPVRQVHLTNGKSVTLYDTSGPYTDPQVDTDVRRGLAPLRDNWIIARGDTEEYAGRPIRPEDDGIKHTSPRGGLRNLDAVFPGRPRQPRRSRNGQAVTQLAYARRGEITPEMEFVAIRENIDPEVVRAEIAAGRAVLPANVNHPEIEPMIIGKRFLVKVNANIGNSAVTSSIEEEVEKMTWATRWGADTVMDLSTGRNIHTTREWVLRNSPVPIGTVPLYQALEKVDGRAEELTWEIYKDTVVEQAEQGVDYMTVHAGVRLAYVPLTANRKTGIVSRGGSIMAAWCLAHHKESFLYENFEELCEILAAYDVTYSLGDGLRPGSIADANDQAQFAELRTLGELNTIAKRFHVQTMIEGPGHVPMHKIKENIDLQQEICDEAPFYTLGPLTTDVAPAYDHITSGIGAAMIAWWGTAMLCYVTPKEHLGLPNRDDVKTGVITYKIAAHAADLAKGHPGAQEWDDALSDARFEFRWEDQFNLALDPDTAREFHDETLPAEPAKTAHFCSMCGPKFCSMKISQSITERFGGTAAAGATAEEVAEGMMQKSKEFAASGNKVYLPLAD, encoded by the coding sequence ATGACCATCAAGGACACACGCACGCCTGCCTCCGACCAGGACGAACAGCCCGCCCAGGGCGAACAGTCCCAGGAGGCCGGGAAGTCCATCGGCTGGCACAAGGGGTATGTCGGCGGCTCACGCCCCGACCTGCGGGTGCCGGTCCGTCAGGTGCACCTCACCAACGGGAAGTCGGTCACCCTGTACGACACGTCGGGCCCGTACACCGATCCGCAGGTCGACACCGATGTTCGCAGGGGGCTGGCACCGCTGCGGGACAACTGGATCATCGCCCGCGGCGACACCGAGGAGTACGCGGGTCGCCCCATCCGCCCGGAGGACGACGGGATCAAGCACACCTCGCCGCGTGGCGGGCTCAGGAACCTCGACGCGGTGTTCCCGGGGAGGCCCCGGCAGCCGCGCCGGAGCAGGAACGGACAGGCGGTGACGCAACTCGCGTACGCCCGCCGCGGGGAGATCACGCCCGAGATGGAGTTCGTCGCCATCCGGGAGAACATCGACCCCGAGGTGGTCCGTGCGGAGATCGCCGCCGGCCGTGCGGTACTGCCCGCGAACGTCAACCACCCGGAGATCGAGCCGATGATCATCGGCAAGCGGTTCCTGGTGAAGGTCAACGCCAACATCGGCAACTCCGCGGTCACTTCCTCCATCGAGGAAGAGGTCGAGAAGATGACCTGGGCGACGCGCTGGGGCGCCGACACGGTCATGGATCTGTCCACCGGCCGCAATATCCACACCACCCGCGAATGGGTGCTGCGCAACTCCCCCGTTCCCATCGGCACGGTGCCGCTCTACCAGGCGTTGGAGAAGGTGGACGGCAGGGCCGAGGAACTGACCTGGGAGATCTACAAGGACACGGTCGTCGAACAGGCAGAGCAGGGCGTGGACTACATGACGGTCCACGCGGGCGTCCGCCTCGCGTACGTACCGCTCACCGCGAACCGCAAGACCGGCATCGTCTCGCGCGGTGGATCGATCATGGCGGCATGGTGCCTGGCGCACCACAAGGAGTCCTTCCTGTACGAGAACTTCGAAGAACTGTGCGAGATTCTCGCCGCGTACGACGTCACCTACTCCCTCGGCGACGGTCTGCGGCCGGGTTCGATCGCGGACGCCAATGACCAGGCACAGTTCGCGGAGTTGAGGACGCTCGGGGAACTCAACACGATCGCGAAGCGTTTCCATGTACAGACGATGATCGAAGGCCCGGGACATGTCCCGATGCACAAGATCAAGGAGAACATCGACCTACAGCAGGAGATCTGCGATGAAGCTCCGTTCTATACGCTCGGCCCGCTGACGACGGACGTCGCGCCGGCGTACGACCACATCACTTCCGGCATCGGTGCCGCGATGATCGCCTGGTGGGGCACGGCCATGCTCTGCTATGTCACACCCAAGGAGCACTTGGGTCTGCCCAACCGTGACGACGTCAAGACCGGCGTAATCACCTACAAGATCGCCGCCCACGCAGCCGACCTCGCCAAGGGGCACCCAGGTGCGCAGGAATGGGATGACGCGCTCTCCGACGCCCGCTTCGAGTTCCGGTGGGAGGACCAGTTCAACCTGGCCCTCGACCCGGACACAGCGCGGGAGTTCCACGACGAGACCTTGCCGGCCGAGCCTGCCAAGACAGCCCACTTCTGCTCGATGTGCGGGCCGAAGTTCTGCTCGATGAAGATTAGCCAAAGCATCACAGAGCGGTTCGGCGGTACGGCGGCTGCGGGGGCGACGGCTGAGGAGGTCGCCGAGGGGATGATGCAGAAGTCGAAGGAGTTCGCGGCGAGCGGGAACAAGGTGTATCTGCCGCTGGCGGACTGA